Proteins found in one Opitutaceae bacterium genomic segment:
- a CDS encoding low specificity L-threonine aldolase, whose protein sequence is MATPTSPARTERYEFASDNTAGICPDAWAALAKANEGYIASYGEDDWTRRAADLIRGVFETDCDVFFVFNGTSANSLSLASLCQSYHSVLCHELAHVERDECGAPEFFSNGTKLITLAGEAGKLHPHDVERAIRARTDLHFPKPRVLTLTQSTECGTVYTPAEVRALAEVSKPKGVALHMDGARFANAAASLQERFGASPADVTWRAGVDVLSLGGTKNGMSGTEAVVFFNRGLSQDFEYRCKQAGQLCSKMRFLSAQWVGMLEQGRWLAHARHANAMAQRLAAGIAAVPGCGLAYPVDANAVFATLPRPAAEALLAHGWHFYDFIGNAGYRLMCSWATTEAVVDEFVDALRRTARGVDVV, encoded by the coding sequence ATGGCCACACCGACTAGCCCCGCACGCACCGAGCGCTATGAATTTGCCAGCGACAACACCGCAGGCATTTGCCCGGACGCCTGGGCGGCGTTGGCCAAGGCGAACGAAGGTTACATCGCCTCCTACGGCGAGGATGACTGGACCCGGCGCGCCGCTGACTTGATTCGCGGGGTGTTCGAGACCGACTGCGACGTGTTCTTTGTCTTCAACGGGACTTCCGCAAACTCGTTGTCGCTGGCGTCGCTTTGCCAGAGCTATCACAGCGTGCTTTGCCATGAACTTGCCCATGTGGAAAGGGACGAGTGCGGGGCACCGGAATTCTTCTCGAATGGGACCAAGCTGATCACACTGGCGGGCGAGGCAGGGAAACTGCATCCCCACGACGTGGAGCGTGCGATCCGTGCGAGGACGGACCTGCACTTCCCAAAACCACGGGTGCTCACCCTGACGCAAAGCACTGAGTGCGGCACGGTGTACACGCCTGCGGAGGTCCGGGCGCTGGCGGAGGTTTCAAAGCCAAAGGGCGTGGCGCTTCACATGGACGGCGCCCGGTTTGCGAACGCGGCCGCCTCGCTCCAGGAACGTTTCGGTGCCTCCCCTGCCGATGTGACCTGGCGCGCAGGAGTGGATGTGCTCAGCCTCGGCGGAACGAAGAACGGAATGAGCGGGACCGAAGCAGTGGTGTTCTTCAACCGCGGTTTGTCGCAGGATTTTGAATACCGCTGCAAACAGGCGGGCCAGCTGTGCTCCAAGATGCGGTTTCTGTCGGCGCAATGGGTTGGAATGCTCGAGCAAGGCCGTTGGCTCGCCCACGCCAGGCATGCAAACGCGATGGCCCAGCGCCTGGCTGCAGGCATCGCGGCCGTGCCCGGGTGCGGGCTCGCGTATCCCGTTGATGCAAATGCCGTCTTCGCCACGTTGCCAAGGCCGGCTGCTGAGGCGCTGCTCGCGCATGGGTGGCACTTCTATGACTTTATCGGAAATGCCGGCTACCGCCTCATGTGCTCCTGGGCCACGACCGAGGCAGTGGTTGATGAGTTCGTCGACGCGCTGCGCCGAACCGCCCGAGGCGTCGACGTAGTCTGA
- a CDS encoding glycosyltransferase encodes MRIILTSHGSTGDIYPVIALGVAMQRAGHHVRFATIPHYEAEITAAGLEFCPLCPDWEQADLSYWMGRLQRIRTPVYQLRELYVGAKAHIPEMIRRMDLALADADLLVSSYLFPMNKSIADRRGVPFATFAFTPHVIPSPDYPPENFPSPKWLPRKMRRTWNLRLWKTANAVVDRVINNALKSPLRQAELPKVRNFFSAPADRVIVAVSEKLLRPPGAEIDPRFRFTGYCRWQAPEDPRLEEELRAFTRGQPVPVLTFGSMVYSNPGEVMERFLRAWPRGRKIIVQRGWAQFPALDSEGAIKVIGKVSHDQLFRHASAVIHHGGAGTTASAWHSGKPQIVVPHIGDQQYFGSEVERLGCGFRLSRTRWPEHLHLALDRLLANRGHAMRAAEVRDILLADNGPANAIAELEAFVAEEKNTASVK; translated from the coding sequence ATGCGGATCATCCTGACGTCGCACGGTTCGACCGGTGACATCTATCCAGTCATAGCGCTCGGCGTCGCCATGCAGCGGGCGGGCCACCATGTGCGATTTGCGACGATTCCGCATTATGAGGCCGAGATCACCGCAGCCGGGTTGGAGTTTTGCCCCCTGTGTCCTGATTGGGAGCAGGCGGATCTCAGCTATTGGATGGGTCGGCTTCAACGCATCCGTACGCCCGTTTACCAATTGAGGGAGCTCTACGTCGGCGCCAAGGCGCACATCCCCGAGATGATCCGCAGAATGGACCTCGCGCTCGCTGACGCTGATTTGCTCGTGTCATCGTACCTCTTTCCGATGAACAAGAGCATCGCGGATCGGCGCGGCGTACCATTCGCAACCTTCGCATTTACGCCGCATGTGATCCCCTCTCCCGATTACCCGCCGGAGAACTTCCCTTCTCCCAAGTGGCTGCCTCGGAAAATGCGGCGCACGTGGAACCTGCGCCTTTGGAAAACGGCGAACGCCGTGGTTGACCGGGTAATCAACAATGCGCTGAAATCCCCGCTGCGGCAGGCGGAGCTGCCCAAGGTGAGGAACTTCTTTTCAGCGCCGGCGGATCGTGTCATCGTTGCAGTCTCAGAGAAGCTGCTTCGCCCGCCGGGGGCGGAGATCGACCCTCGCTTTCGTTTCACGGGATACTGCCGCTGGCAGGCCCCGGAAGATCCACGCCTCGAGGAGGAACTGCGTGCCTTCACGCGTGGGCAGCCCGTGCCGGTCCTGACCTTTGGAAGCATGGTTTACTCAAACCCTGGCGAGGTGATGGAGCGCTTCCTGCGCGCGTGGCCCCGCGGCAGAAAGATCATCGTCCAACGCGGATGGGCGCAGTTCCCTGCACTCGACTCGGAAGGCGCGATCAAGGTGATCGGCAAGGTGTCTCACGACCAACTCTTCCGGCACGCCTCGGCTGTGATACACCACGGTGGCGCGGGTACGACCGCAAGCGCCTGGCATTCGGGCAAACCGCAGATTGTCGTGCCGCATATTGGGGATCAGCAGTATTTTGGCTCGGAAGTGGAACGGCTTGGCTGCGGCTTCAGGCTGTCCCGGACACGCTGGCCGGAGCACCTGCACCTTGCGCTCGATCGTCTGCTGGCCAATCGGGGCCACGCCATGCGGGCGGCGGAGGTGAGGGACATCCTGCTCGCCGACAACGGCCCTGCCAACGCCATTGCCGAGCTGGAGGCATTTGTAGCCGAGGAAAAAAACACTGCGTCAGTTAAGTGA
- a CDS encoding sigma-54 dependent transcriptional regulator: protein MSDTAAKSPTILIIDDDSEIRYSLSRVLSSRKYQIVEANSGEQGVAIVKKTPPDLVFLDVRMSGMSGIEALQHIRSSNPKQMVVLMTAFGTAQTAIEAMKYGAFDYIMKPFDPQKVLTLAENALKATADMRAVGEYKPTINSEDYKEGIVGSSLIMQEVFKVIGQVTASDVTVMITGESGTGKELVARSIWKHSHRSGKPFIAVNCAAIPDNLIESELFGHEKGSFTGATGQRLGKFELCDGGTIFLDEIGDMALATQTKILRVLQQGEIQRVGGVETIKVDVRIIAATNKDLEAMVKAKTFREDLYYRLNVVRIRMPALRDRAEDIPQIVDFCVQNLNKQKKTRVGKVSPEAMAVLSRYTWPGNVRELENVIYRSAVIAQGDTILLKDLPVEVREAAGLPTPPVPAAPSAPAVEPVAVPVSEVVRASAEVPVAESSQASLDVTGALDFLHVTLAKGDEPILSVLEREMIVRVVRAENGNMVRASEKLGITRATLRKRVDELGLKV from the coding sequence ATGTCCGATACCGCCGCCAAATCGCCAACGATCCTGATCATTGATGATGATTCGGAAATCCGGTACTCGCTCTCGCGGGTGCTCTCCTCCCGGAAATACCAGATTGTCGAGGCGAACAGCGGGGAACAAGGTGTCGCAATCGTAAAGAAGACGCCGCCGGATCTCGTTTTTCTCGACGTCCGCATGAGCGGAATGAGCGGAATTGAGGCGCTTCAGCACATTCGCTCCTCGAACCCAAAGCAAATGGTCGTGTTGATGACGGCCTTCGGCACGGCGCAGACAGCGATCGAGGCAATGAAGTACGGCGCCTTCGATTACATCATGAAGCCGTTCGATCCGCAGAAGGTCCTTACGCTTGCGGAAAATGCCCTCAAGGCGACGGCCGACATGCGGGCGGTGGGCGAGTACAAGCCGACAATCAACAGCGAGGACTACAAGGAAGGCATCGTCGGCAGCTCGCTCATCATGCAGGAGGTGTTCAAGGTCATTGGCCAAGTCACCGCGAGCGATGTCACCGTTATGATCACCGGCGAGAGTGGCACGGGCAAGGAACTCGTCGCGCGGTCGATCTGGAAGCATAGCCATCGCTCCGGCAAACCGTTCATCGCCGTCAATTGCGCGGCCATCCCGGACAATTTGATCGAGAGCGAGCTGTTCGGTCACGAGAAGGGCTCGTTCACGGGGGCCACCGGTCAGCGGCTTGGCAAATTCGAGCTCTGTGACGGCGGCACGATTTTCCTCGATGAGATTGGGGACATGGCGCTCGCCACCCAGACGAAGATCCTGCGCGTGTTGCAGCAGGGGGAGATCCAGCGGGTTGGCGGCGTGGAAACCATCAAGGTCGACGTACGAATCATCGCCGCGACGAACAAAGACCTTGAGGCGATGGTGAAGGCGAAAACATTCCGCGAGGACCTCTACTATCGTCTCAACGTGGTGCGTATCCGCATGCCCGCGCTGCGTGATCGTGCCGAGGACATTCCCCAGATCGTGGATTTCTGCGTCCAGAATCTTAACAAGCAAAAGAAGACCAGGGTGGGGAAGGTCTCTCCTGAAGCCATGGCTGTCTTGTCCCGCTATACCTGGCCGGGAAATGTGCGCGAACTTGAGAACGTGATTTACCGCAGCGCAGTCATTGCCCAGGGCGACACGATTCTCCTGAAGGATCTCCCCGTCGAGGTGCGCGAAGCTGCAGGATTACCAACACCCCCTGTCCCAGCGGCCCCGTCCGCGCCTGCCGTGGAACCTGTGGCGGTGCCCGTGTCGGAGGTTGTCCGCGCCTCGGCTGAGGTACCAGTTGCGGAAAGTTCGCAGGCATCCCTGGATGTCACGGGGGCGCTCGACTTCCTCCACGTGACACTGGCAAAAGGCGATGAGCCAATCCTCTCGGTTCTTGAACGGGAGATGATTGTCCGAGTGGTGCGTGCGGAGAACGGCAACATGGTTCGAGCCTCCGAAAAACTGGGGATTACCCGGGCCACCCTGCGCAAGCGGGTGGATGAACTCGGCCTAAAAGTCTAA
- a CDS encoding o-succinylbenzoate synthase has translation MRLRVSHRTYVKAFQKPLRTAHGFWSTREGILVRLEDDTGRHGYGEMAPIPGFEGESALEMVARLASLGSYVELTTLHSAFPAGAGRFAIDTALRALGVLPPYERRLASVPVAALLPAGRACVPTVVERLEQGFRTFKWKVGVSSAADEIALLDDLLAELPSGARLRLDANGAWDRRLAERWLAVAAERPIDYIEQPAGPGDADLLLGLAGDYPTPLALDESVANETDFEFWLGEGWPGVWILKPALLGSPLDWVELLRTRKARFVFSSAIEGPIARRSALELVFSQQVAPEPIGFGLGEVFSDSWDGTGLRPFLHAQELDSFDTEAAWKSVR, from the coding sequence ATGCGCCTTCGCGTCAGCCACCGTACCTACGTGAAGGCGTTTCAAAAACCGCTGCGGACTGCGCACGGCTTCTGGTCGACGCGCGAGGGCATCCTCGTGCGACTCGAAGATGACACGGGGCGGCATGGCTATGGCGAAATGGCGCCAATCCCCGGCTTTGAGGGGGAGTCAGCCTTGGAAATGGTGGCACGGCTCGCCTCCCTGGGCTCCTACGTTGAGCTCACAACCCTTCACTCCGCCTTCCCCGCGGGCGCGGGACGGTTTGCGATCGACACCGCGCTCCGCGCCCTTGGGGTGCTTCCACCTTACGAGCGTCGACTCGCATCCGTGCCAGTCGCAGCACTCCTCCCCGCCGGGCGCGCCTGCGTGCCTACGGTGGTTGAGCGGCTCGAACAAGGCTTCCGCACGTTCAAATGGAAGGTAGGTGTGTCCTCGGCGGCCGACGAGATCGCCCTTCTCGACGACCTTCTCGCCGAGCTGCCGTCGGGTGCTCGCCTGCGGCTTGATGCCAATGGTGCCTGGGACAGGCGCTTGGCTGAACGGTGGCTGGCAGTCGCCGCCGAACGCCCCATTGACTACATCGAGCAACCGGCGGGACCTGGCGATGCGGATCTGCTCCTTGGGCTGGCGGGCGACTACCCCACGCCGCTTGCGCTCGACGAATCGGTGGCCAATGAAACCGACTTCGAATTCTGGCTGGGCGAGGGGTGGCCAGGGGTGTGGATTCTCAAACCCGCCTTGCTTGGCTCGCCGCTCGACTGGGTGGAATTGCTGCGAACCCGCAAGGCCCGCTTTGTCTTCTCTTCGGCAATTGAAGGACCAATCGCACGCAGATCGGCCCTTGAATTGGTTTTCTCCCAGCAGGTCGCGCCTGAGCCGATAGGCTTCGGTCTGGGTGAGGTCTTCAGTGACTCCTGGGATGGGACCGGGCTTCGGCCCTTCCTGCATGCACAGGAGCTGGACTCCTTCGATACGGAGGCAGCGTGGAAATCCGTTCGTTAG
- a CDS encoding AMP-binding protein yields the protein MEIRSLASFVESLPGAHGLPGGRRALVDPGLPPARLTEALKTLEGWGEARGQFALQTGGTGGPVKFARHDEATLLAAVGGFRSHFGIEKVNTIELLPAHHVSGFMSRLRAWATGGRSIQQEWRAWSAGAWDALPAGQGDWFCSLVPTQLARLVGLPGAATHLRRFHAILLGGGPLWPALERRARELALPVCPCYGMTETAAMVTSALPGEFTTEDCGVGHSLPHASPSIEPVTGRVQIRSGSLFLGYVGGPERDGPFLTDDLGEIRGDGRLHILGRADDVVITGGRKVSLGWLEGVLRGALALPALAVVAIPDPKWGETIVLCVPEPPPEGRLQEVLVGLEAHLRPKLLLVSAGAFSSETGKISRGALRDRAPAQAQPITLR from the coding sequence GTGGAAATCCGTTCGTTAGCAAGTTTTGTTGAAAGTCTTCCCGGCGCACATGGCCTTCCTGGCGGAAGGCGCGCGCTTGTTGATCCCGGGCTTCCTCCCGCACGATTAACCGAAGCCCTCAAGACGCTGGAAGGGTGGGGCGAGGCCAGGGGACAATTCGCACTCCAGACCGGTGGAACCGGTGGGCCGGTGAAATTTGCGCGACACGACGAGGCCACGCTCCTCGCAGCCGTAGGGGGATTCAGGTCGCACTTCGGTATTGAAAAAGTGAATACAATCGAGCTCCTCCCGGCGCATCATGTGAGCGGGTTCATGTCGCGGCTTCGTGCCTGGGCCACGGGAGGCCGAAGCATACAGCAGGAATGGCGCGCCTGGTCGGCGGGAGCCTGGGATGCCCTGCCGGCAGGGCAGGGTGACTGGTTCTGCTCGCTTGTCCCGACCCAGCTCGCTCGTCTTGTTGGGCTGCCAGGGGCTGCCACTCACCTGAGACGGTTTCATGCGATTTTGCTTGGTGGCGGGCCCCTTTGGCCGGCGCTAGAGCGGCGGGCACGGGAGCTCGCGCTGCCAGTATGTCCATGCTACGGGATGACCGAAACGGCAGCCATGGTCACAAGCGCGCTTCCGGGCGAATTTACAACCGAGGATTGCGGGGTGGGACACTCCCTTCCTCACGCGTCGCCCTCAATCGAGCCCGTCACGGGTAGGGTCCAGATCAGGTCCGGATCCTTGTTTCTTGGCTACGTCGGCGGCCCGGAGCGTGACGGTCCGTTTCTCACCGACGACCTGGGGGAGATCCGGGGAGACGGCCGCCTCCATATCCTGGGTAGGGCCGACGATGTTGTGATCACCGGGGGACGAAAGGTGTCGCTCGGGTGGCTGGAGGGCGTGCTGAGGGGCGCTCTTGCGTTACCCGCGCTTGCGGTGGTGGCCATCCCAGACCCGAAATGGGGAGAGACGATCGTGCTGTGCGTCCCTGAACCGCCGCCCGAGGGACGACTCCAGGAGGTGCTCGTCGGCCTGGAAGCGCACCTCCGACCAAAGCTTCTGCTTGTTTCAGCGGGCGCGTTTTCGTCCGAGACCGGGAAGATTTCCCGCGGCGCGCTTCGCGACCGCGCTCCGGCACAGGCTCAGCCGATCACCCTGCGGTAA
- a CDS encoding thioesterase family protein gives MSFVYSRTIHFADTDAAGVVFFARYLAICHEAYEEALAAAGINVFRFFSDNGVVIPISKSNADYLRPMVCGDKVKVSLKPIRLTEDTFAIDYEIRRANPGSKLVATARTCHVCLSSATRERVDLPEALVAWITAG, from the coding sequence ATGTCCTTTGTTTACAGCCGCACGATCCATTTTGCAGATACAGACGCCGCCGGCGTCGTGTTTTTCGCCCGATACCTGGCCATCTGCCACGAGGCCTACGAGGAAGCGTTGGCGGCTGCCGGGATCAATGTGTTTCGCTTTTTCTCTGACAATGGCGTGGTGATTCCCATCTCCAAGAGCAACGCCGACTACCTGCGGCCGATGGTCTGCGGCGACAAGGTGAAGGTATCCTTAAAACCAATACGACTGACGGAGGACACCTTCGCGATCGACTACGAGATTCGCAGGGCAAACCCCGGAAGCAAGCTGGTCGCGACAGCGCGCACCTGCCATGTGTGCCTTTCATCCGCCACGCGTGAGCGCGTTGATCTTCCCGAAGCGCTTGTGGCGTGGATTACCGCAGGGTGA
- a CDS encoding HD domain-containing protein, whose amino-acid sequence MTADSPEALETLQKRVDERFALMHAGSKALLFDRVLRDVAAMFAGRYLDYRESDTPYHDLAHTLAVTDCFCEIAFGRWEAKADPQLEPRLTELGLVAALLHDTGYLKLRSDHAGTGAKYTFTHVLRSCAVASSYLPPLGVTLGELETVLGAIRCTAPTADFDRIHFSTPGELVLGFSVATADLVGQMAQPDYIDALPKLFAEFEESDEYAKVPPDQRAFRSAEELIAHTPVFWETVVKPKLDGPLKGQYHYLARPVHGGRNAAIEAIEANVARVRRS is encoded by the coding sequence ATGACAGCCGACTCGCCCGAAGCCCTCGAGACCCTGCAGAAACGCGTGGATGAGAGGTTCGCGCTCATGCATGCGGGAAGCAAAGCCCTCCTATTCGACCGGGTTCTGCGCGATGTGGCGGCGATGTTCGCCGGCCGTTACCTGGATTATCGGGAAAGCGACACCCCTTACCACGATCTCGCGCATACCCTCGCGGTCACCGACTGCTTTTGTGAGATCGCGTTCGGCCGTTGGGAGGCAAAAGCCGATCCGCAACTTGAGCCCCGCCTCACCGAGCTCGGCCTGGTCGCCGCCCTCCTCCATGACACCGGTTACCTGAAACTCCGCTCGGATCACGCTGGGACCGGGGCAAAATACACGTTCACCCACGTGCTTCGTAGTTGCGCCGTGGCCTCTTCCTACCTCCCTCCTCTCGGTGTGACCCTGGGCGAATTGGAGACTGTCCTGGGGGCCATCCGATGCACCGCTCCGACCGCAGACTTTGACCGAATCCATTTCAGCACGCCAGGAGAGCTGGTGCTTGGCTTCTCGGTCGCCACCGCCGATCTTGTCGGGCAAATGGCGCAGCCTGATTACATCGATGCGCTACCGAAGCTCTTCGCCGAGTTTGAGGAATCGGACGAGTACGCGAAGGTTCCCCCGGACCAGCGTGCCTTTCGGTCTGCAGAGGAGCTCATCGCACACACGCCGGTTTTCTGGGAAACAGTGGTCAAACCCAAACTCGACGGCCCGCTGAAGGGGCAATACCACTACCTGGCCAGGCCCGTGCACGGCGGGCGGAATGCCGCGATCGAAGCCATCGAAGCCAATGTGGCGCGCGTGAGGAGATCTTGA
- the coaE gene encoding dephospho-CoA kinase (Dephospho-CoA kinase (CoaE) performs the final step in coenzyme A biosynthesis.): protein MNAQRKKSPLIGLTGGMGCGKSTVGKLLVKEGWSRGDTDEWVRSRILFEREVVEAARTLFGAAAIRADGSIDRSHVGHLVFSDPALLERWESVIHPRVRAYTSSWAKENQDQPRVVEIPLLFEKGLEKGFDFIVCVASSSETQYVRLMERGVSRALAEQRITKQLPLALKIQSSHFVIWNDGSLGFLSEQVAHLSRHLLGRA from the coding sequence TTGAACGCTCAACGCAAAAAGTCTCCATTAATTGGTCTCACAGGAGGCATGGGCTGCGGCAAGTCTACGGTGGGGAAACTTTTGGTAAAAGAGGGTTGGTCAAGGGGGGATACTGACGAGTGGGTACGCAGTCGCATTCTCTTTGAGCGGGAGGTGGTCGAAGCAGCCCGTACACTCTTCGGTGCCGCGGCCATCCGGGCGGATGGGTCGATCGACAGGTCTCATGTCGGTCACCTCGTTTTCAGCGATCCTGCCTTGCTCGAAAGGTGGGAATCGGTGATCCACCCCCGGGTAAGAGCCTACACTTCCAGCTGGGCAAAGGAGAACCAGGACCAACCTCGGGTTGTGGAAATCCCGCTCTTGTTCGAAAAAGGTCTGGAAAAAGGGTTTGATTTCATCGTCTGCGTCGCGTCATCCTCCGAGACCCAATATGTTCGGTTGATGGAGCGCGGCGTGTCTCGAGCGCTCGCCGAACAGCGAATTACCAAGCAATTGCCCTTGGCCTTAAAGATTCAGTCTTCTCATTTCGTCATTTGGAATGATGGCTCGCTCGGATTTCTCTCCGAGCAGGTCGCGCATCTGTCGCGGCATCTTCTTGGTCGGGCGTAA
- the rho gene encoding transcription termination factor Rho, whose protein sequence is MSSDKPSSGSGAKRRGRPPKNASASEAKRPRGRPKKAKADPESAGAELPLQADVHAAPQEAPARAPEPVVEAPREFFRPSSPTPVEPVRHEPANRHQESAQDSGPAPTAEPERESQSGPGREPVSQDSGPRNDSAAETSTGPDQVQSPGDQSGDQGTPHSGGGGQQGGREEPFWKRDKRNKKRNRGKHGGQWQPNQGGGGGGQHGHGGPQKHPQQPPPPNLNPVVGDLPRPDKFSDLAALSSRAEEIRSGGGEPLWVNQLYTLPIAELNAEARRIGAQFDGVPNRRQLLAGIFKKYAEAKRPIHDKGYLDMTDKGHGFVVHESLNYRLYPEDCYVPESLIRQYGLKRGHRLEVQVAAPDDGERCPSAVKLISVMDKAPEEILKLTPFEELVPYYPLNRILLEATDIHKDVSMRAVDILTPVGFGQRGLIVAPPRTGKTVLLQNMANSVSANFPETKLILLLIDERPEEVTDFRRNTRGEVVSSTFDESPESHVHCAEMVGEKARRLVEQGEHVVILLDSITRLARAYNALASNSGKIMSGGMEATALQRPKRFFGAARNIEGAGSLTIIATALIDTGSRMDEVIFEEFKGTGNMELHLDRGLVDKRIFPAINVDRSGTRKEELIYHPDEMLRIHGLRRAMQGIPPIEAMEMLINRLKKTRSNAEFLMSLNR, encoded by the coding sequence ATGTCATCGGACAAACCATCCTCCGGTTCGGGCGCCAAGCGCCGCGGCCGTCCACCCAAGAACGCCTCCGCTTCCGAGGCCAAACGCCCGCGGGGCAGGCCGAAGAAGGCCAAAGCCGACCCGGAATCAGCCGGCGCCGAGCTTCCTTTACAGGCGGATGTCCATGCTGCCCCACAGGAGGCACCAGCGCGTGCGCCTGAGCCAGTGGTCGAAGCCCCGCGAGAGTTTTTCCGTCCTTCCTCGCCGACGCCGGTTGAGCCGGTGCGCCACGAACCGGCGAACCGACATCAAGAATCGGCGCAGGACTCTGGACCCGCGCCGACCGCGGAACCGGAGCGGGAGTCTCAGAGTGGACCAGGACGCGAACCGGTTTCCCAGGATTCGGGACCACGCAACGATTCCGCTGCAGAAACGTCAACTGGTCCGGACCAGGTGCAATCGCCCGGGGACCAAAGTGGCGACCAGGGCACCCCGCATTCCGGAGGTGGAGGCCAACAGGGCGGGCGAGAGGAGCCGTTCTGGAAGCGCGACAAGCGAAACAAGAAGCGCAACCGTGGCAAACACGGTGGGCAATGGCAGCCGAATCAGGGTGGCGGAGGCGGTGGGCAGCATGGGCACGGTGGCCCTCAGAAGCACCCGCAACAGCCACCTCCACCCAACCTGAACCCTGTGGTGGGTGATCTGCCGAGGCCGGACAAGTTTTCGGACCTGGCGGCCCTCTCGAGTCGCGCCGAAGAGATTCGTTCAGGCGGTGGCGAGCCGCTCTGGGTTAACCAACTCTACACGCTTCCCATTGCGGAACTAAACGCAGAAGCGCGCCGGATTGGCGCCCAGTTCGATGGCGTCCCCAATCGTCGCCAACTCCTCGCAGGGATTTTCAAAAAATACGCTGAGGCGAAGAGGCCTATCCACGACAAAGGATACCTCGACATGACAGACAAGGGCCACGGGTTCGTCGTGCATGAGTCGCTCAACTACCGCCTGTATCCGGAAGATTGTTACGTGCCTGAATCCCTTATCCGGCAATACGGATTGAAGCGCGGTCATCGCCTTGAGGTCCAGGTGGCTGCTCCGGATGACGGCGAGCGCTGCCCGTCCGCGGTGAAGCTGATCAGTGTGATGGACAAGGCGCCCGAGGAGATCCTGAAGCTCACGCCTTTCGAGGAGTTGGTGCCTTATTACCCGCTGAATCGAATCCTGCTCGAAGCGACCGATATTCACAAGGACGTCTCGATGCGGGCGGTCGACATCCTCACTCCCGTGGGCTTTGGCCAGCGCGGCCTTATCGTCGCACCACCTCGCACCGGCAAGACCGTCTTGCTGCAGAACATGGCCAATTCCGTGTCAGCAAACTTCCCGGAGACAAAGTTGATCCTCCTGTTGATCGACGAACGCCCCGAGGAGGTCACGGATTTCCGGCGAAACACCCGCGGCGAAGTGGTGAGCTCGACCTTCGATGAAAGTCCGGAAAGCCACGTGCATTGCGCCGAGATGGTGGGCGAGAAGGCCCGGCGCCTCGTCGAACAAGGCGAGCATGTGGTGATCCTTCTCGACTCAATCACCCGCTTGGCGCGTGCGTACAACGCCCTCGCTTCGAATTCCGGCAAGATCATGTCGGGCGGTATGGAGGCGACTGCCTTGCAGCGCCCGAAGCGGTTCTTTGGCGCCGCTCGTAACATCGAGGGCGCAGGCAGCCTGACCATCATCGCAACCGCACTCATCGACACGGGCAGCCGCATGGACGAAGTGATCTTTGAGGAGTTCAAAGGCACGGGCAACATGGAGCTTCACCTGGACCGCGGCTTGGTCGACAAGCGCATCTTCCCCGCGATCAATGTGGACCGCTCCGGCACGCGTAAGGAAGAGCTCATCTATCATCCGGATGAGATGCTGAGAATCCACGGCCTTCGCCGTGCGATGCAAGGGATCCCGCCGATCGAGGCGATGGAGATGCTCATCAATAGGCTCAAGAAGACCCGCTCCAATGCGGAGTTCCTCATGAGCTTGAATCGTTGA